A DNA window from Gloeocapsa sp. PCC 73106 contains the following coding sequences:
- a CDS encoding acyl carrier protein: MAKENIQVGANASDTESTSKTPTEVQQWLKNYVAELMEVAPETIDIGIPFDRYGLDSSAAIGLTGDLEDWLGIELDPTLLYDYPTIKALTQYLTTTVIAK, translated from the coding sequence ATGGCCAAAGAAAACATCCAAGTAGGAGCAAACGCTTCAGACACAGAATCTACCAGCAAAACCCCAACAGAAGTGCAACAGTGGCTTAAAAACTACGTAGCCGAACTGATGGAAGTAGCGCCAGAAACCATAGATATAGGCATACCCTTCGATCGCTACGGATTAGACTCATCAGCAGCCATAGGATTAACAGGAGATCTAGAAGACTGGCTAGGTATAGAACTAGATCCCACACTACTCTACGACTATCCCACAATCAAAGCTTTGACCCAGTACCTAACGACCACAGTCATAGCCAAGTAA